From the Populus nigra chromosome 13, ddPopNigr1.1, whole genome shotgun sequence genome, the window CACTTTACTCAAAGCACACTCTCCCTGTCTCTCCCTCTCTATGTTTACTCTGCTCTCCTTTCCCTTCTACACATGCACCTTTTCTTATAGTTCTTCAGAGATCTCTCATCACCTTCAATGGCAATAAGCCCAGTGGTTACTATCTCTCTATATTAACTTTAtaagaatccttttctttttactacTCTCGAGAGTCAACTCATTGGCGCACAAAACTTTttccatattttgtttttctgagGAGAGCTTGGTTCTGGGGCCATAATGGCAGAAACCACAGAAGCTAATAGACCATCATTGCCAGaagcagagaagaagaaagagcaaAGCTTGCCATTCTATCAGCTTTTCTCATTTGCTGACAAATATGATTGGTTACTTATGATCTCTGGTAGCATAGGAGCCATTATTCATGGCTCTTCAATGCctgtttttttcctcttgttTGGTGAAATGGTTAATGGGTTTGGCAAGAACCAATCTGATTTGTATAAAATGACTCATGAAGTCTCCAAGGTTTgttccttttaatttcatggatGATTATCTACCTACTCAAAGCTTCTatctttgttctcttttttcatGTTACTGTTAGATCTCTGAGatctattgtttttgttttccttgtgaaTGCAGTACGCTCTCTATTTTGTGTATCTTGGTATTGTTGTGTGCCTATCATCCTATGCAGGTATGGTAATTAACATTCATGAACTTTCTTgtttatcttcttcttgttatttttatactgAATCCCACTTGGGGGGTGGCCAATGGTTACATATGCGGCTCGTGTAGCCAGTTCACTTCAGACCAGTGGGTGCGTGGCTAAGCCCACGTGGACCATGGACTAGTCTATTTCAACACCCTTATTCACATATCTCCATCACCATGTATCTCTCTTATTCATGTTCATGTACTCTTCTCCTAACATTAATTCTAACTCTTTTAATAACATTAATTCTTTGTTCCATTTTGTgaagccccccccccccccccccccccccccccccctcattTTCATTGTAAAATATTGAGCTGTCAAAGTAACATAAGaatggggttttttttgttttaccagAGATTGCATGCTGGATGTACACTGGAGAAAGGCAAGTGAGTACATTGAGAAAGAAGTATTTAGAAGCAGTTTTGAAACAAGATGTTGGATTCTTTGACACAGATGCTAGAACTGGGGATATTGTCTTTAGTGTCTCAACTGACACACTTCTTGTCCAAGATGCCATTAGTGAGAAGGTTAATTTAACTCCCTCAACTTCAAAGATGCTCTTTTCACTTATTTACTAACCTTCCCTCTTTCTCCCCACCCTTTTatgttaaaagtaatttttttccccttgaaaaattgggattttcttttttttgtacaGTACGGGTATGGGGGCACAGTATAGTGTTGGGGTTAGAGTTAAATTGCAAAATGATCATTCTTAGACTAGTTGGTTCTCCAATAACACGGGACCCATTATCATCTTATGGAGTTTGACGGAGCATGTTAGCAATTCTGACTTAACGTGCGCCTACATCTCTGTTGGACTTTTGTGATTGGGTTTCTTAGCAGAACCAAAACTAATGGGGACTAATTTAATGCTTATTCAAGGCTAAAACATTTCAAgtacttttctaatttttttttacttattggAAAATCTCAGGTGGGGAATTTTATACATTATTTATCTACATTTTTAGCCGGGCTAGTGGTTGGTTTTGTGTCCGCGTGGAGGCTGGCATTGCTAAGTGTAGCAGTGATACCAGGAATAGCTTTTGCTGGGGGTTTGTATGCTTATACTCTCACTGGACTCACGTCCAAGAGCCGTGAATCTTATGCGCAGGCCGGTATAATTGCTGAGCAGGTGAGGTTTTATTAGCCTTAAAGTTTAGTAAAGTAAATAAAGCTAATTCAATGTGAATAACTTGTCTAGTTGGTGCTATGTCTTTCCTTGTGAACATAATTTGTCTTGATTCAGACTTCGGATTGATGACAAAGAGAGTACAGTTGTGTTGATATCATGTTAGTTTGTGTAATTTGTTGGGCATGGGAAAGCTTTAAGCTTTGGATTACTTAAATGACCCTTTGTGTTTCAAATGATGTTTTAGCATGTGCAACTTCCTAAAGGGACATTGGCTTTTTCTCTAATTTACTATTTTTGAATCGATCTTGAATTCTATTTTGTCATTTAGGCCCAAATTTTTTCCAAATTGCACTCAAAGACCCTAGTTATGGAAGATGTTGAACTTCGTGTGCTGCATAAATTTTATTGCATAACTATTACATTAGTTGTATTCGTTTTGTCAATCTGAATATATCTGCCATCTGGTGTAGGCTATTGCGCAAGTTCGGACAGTTTACTCTTTTGTTGGTGAGAGCAAAGCCCTGAGTTCTTATACAGATGCAATACAAAACACGTTGAAGCTTGGATACAAGgctggaatggccaaaggtttGGGGCTGGGATGTACCTATGGAATAGCATGCATGTCATGGGCCCTTGTATTCTGGTATGCTGGTGTTTTTATCAGGAATGGACAGACCGATGGAGGGAAAGCATTCACGGCCATTTTCTCTGCAATTGTTGGTGGCATGTAAATATCTAACTGAAacatcatgttttttattataggtATTTAAAGAATCGAAAGTTggtaataaatagaaaattaatgatTGTTTCAGGAGTCTGGGCCAGTCGTTTTCTAATCTTGGTGCATTTAGCAAAGGTAAAGCAGCTGGATACAAATTGATGGAGATTATCAAGCAAAGGCCTTCCATAACTCAAGATGCCGTAGATGGGAAATGCCTGGCTGAGGTCAACGGAAATATAGAATTCAAGAGTGTAACATTCAGTTACCCATCCAGGCCAGATGTTATTATATTCCGTGATTTCTCAATCTTCTTTCCTGCTGGAAAGACCGTTGCTGTTGTTGGTGGCAGTGGATCAGGAAAAAGCACCGTTGTCTCTCTAATAGAGAGATTTTATGATCCTAATCAGGGtaattaagattttctttttctaagtgGCCTAGAGTAATTACATTGgttgtccttattttttttttcaatggatgAGCAGGGCAAGTTTTGCTGGATAACGTGGACATAAAAACCTTGCAATTAAGATGGCTACGTGATCAGATTGGGTTGGTGAACCAAGAACCTGCACTGTTTGCAACTACTATACTCGAGAACATACGATATGGAAAGCCTGATGCAACAATGGACGAAGTGGAAGCTGCAACTTCTGCTGCAAATGCTCATAGCTTCATTACTTTGCTTCCTAATGGATTCAACACTCAGGTTGGTATATATCAGGCAACATAAATAGAGCAAATATAATTTCACTATCACTAGTTGTCTCAAGGCTCCAGTATGACGTTACACTTCGATCCTGAATCAGGTGGGAGAGCGAGGAGTCCAACTCTCAGGTGGCCAGAAACAGAGGATTGCAATTGCTAGAGCTATGTTGAAGAACCCGAAGATCCTGCTTCTTGATGAAGCAACCAGTGCTCTTGATGCAAGTTCTGAGAGCATTGTTCAAGAAGCATTAGACCGCCTCATGATTGGAAGAACAACTGTAGTTGTTGCGCATCGACTCTCCACCATTAGAAATGTTGATACGATTGCAGTTATTCAGCAAGGGCTAGTTGTTGAGACAGGAACCCATGAAGAACTCATTGCCAAAGCAGGAGCATATGCTTCTCTAATCCGATTCCAAGAAATGGTGAGAAATAGAGACTTTGCTAACCCATCCACTCGCCGGTCACGCTCATCACGACTAAGCCATTCACTTTCAACAAAGTCTCTAAGCTTGCGGTCTGGCAGTTTACGAAACTTGAGCTATTCATACAGCACTGGTGCTGATGGCCGTATTGAGATGATCTCAAATGCTGAAACTGACCGTAAAAACCCCGCACCTGATGGCTATTTCTGCAGGTTGCTAAAGCTGAATGCTCCTGAATGGCCTTATTCGATAATGGGTGCTGTAGGATCCGTGCTTTCTGGGTTTATAGGTCCAACCTTTGCTATTGTGATGAGCAATATGATTGAAGTTTTCTACTATAGAAACCCGGCCTCTATGGAAAGGAAGACAAaagaatatgtttttatatacatTGGTGCTGGTCTTTATGCTGTCGTTGCATACTTGATTCAGCATTACTTCTTCAGCATTATGGGAGAGAACCTCACTACAAGAGTGAGGAGGATGATGCTTGCGGGTAAGAAACTGCTatcatgctattttttatttagcacCGATTCAAAATTATAAACGCTAATGCTTGGTTCCATGAAGAAAATCTCTTGCTCTTGGATCTTAATCTAATTTTGTTCTCTTGATCAGCAATTTTGAGGAATGAAGTTGGATGGTTCGATGAAGAAGAGCATAACTCAAGCCTAGTTGCAGCTCGATTAGCTACCGATGCTGCAGACGTAAAATCTGCAATAGCTGAGAGGATATCCGTCATACTACAAAACATGACTTCTCTCCTCACTTCATTCATAGTTGCTTTCATAGTAGAATGGAGGGTCTCACTTCTCATTTTAGCCACCTTCCCTCTTCTCGTCCTCGCCAACTTTGCCCAGGTAAGTTTCAGTCGTTCAGTTTTACAAAACAATAATGCAAGCATCACCTTTTTACTTGTTTTCTCAAGCATTCTCTGCGAGTCTTGGTCAAACACATTTACCTATCCACAAAGCCACGCTTCACTCGAGAGGGCTCAACAAGGGCAAAAGAGTAAACCAAGAGAAATCTCATTGCTGACACTGGAATCTATTTAACTTGCTCTCACCACTAGACGACAAAAGCTAAGACAACACGCATCAGACCCCTCTGCCAAGCACGTGCTCTCTTCTGCAAATCCTGTGCATTAACTCCTAAAAAATCCcaacacataaaatattttgaactttGAGGTCATACATAAATAACAGTGAACATTAAAAATAGCCAAGATTCCATCAACTTCAATGCCACTGAAAAGTGTTATTCTCTAACTAAAATCTCGAGGCCGTGACCTTATCACACGCCTTTTTCCTTTGATCATTCTTATCCCAGTCAAATCTCAACATGTCTTGTTTCTATcattctatgtttttttcttgtctgttcatatttatttttacgctATCCTATCTTGGATTTTTACCATGCACCGACACCGCTCCATGCAGTGTGTAGAAGTCAGTCTAGGTACGCGGGCCATTTTCTTTGAAGTCCTGCTATTATCTTTTGTTTACTACTGTATTTTCCTAGTAGACTAGTCACCCCCGAGCGAGCGTTTCAAGGGATTCTTGGCCCGTGAATCGCATTATTTATGACACATTTTCTGCCAGATATGttttcttcctttgtttttcCTGCTGGGCTATTTTGtgtctttcattttcttgtttacCTTTCCTGGAGACTGTCAGGCTGTGACAGTCAACAGTAACATGGCAGGGACACCACCCTATCCCGGTCCTGCATTATTGTCTTCTAGGTTGTGGGCTTTGTCGTTTTGAATTTCTGGAGGGTTTTCCATGTTCTGGGCTAGTTTTCAAACAGTGGACTAGACTGGACTGGACTTGGCACAACTGCTCAGTACAGACAGTGACAGTGGTGCTCTAAGCTCGCGCATGCTATATGCAGTCACACAAGTTTGATTGCTTGCGGAAATACCTGAAATATGCAGTTTAGTGGACAAAAGAAAGTCTTGTAAATGTCCTGGTAATACAGGAGGAGACTGTTAACCTGCTTTAGCTCTACTTCAAGTGGGTTCCATTCACTATTGAGTGTAAAATCCTGTTGAAGTATCCACCTGCTATTTCACTTGAGTACACACATTGACTCCGTCAACcccaaaagtaaaaataaacatggaaACAACTACTGTGTAGTTGCTGATTAATAACCAAAAATGTCTTTTGTAGATTAAAATACTAATTGATGCTGGGTGTAACTTGGGAAGATTTTTAACTGACCAATGAAAGGGAAGagaagaactaaaaaaatgttCAGACCATCTCATTTTGTTCATGATTGCtttatttattcatataatAAAGTAACTTTGCTCAAATAATCTGGGACAACCTCATAGGAATTCGTTCTTGAAAGGAT encodes:
- the LOC133670461 gene encoding ABC transporter B family member 19, with product MAETTEANRPSLPEAEKKKEQSLPFYQLFSFADKYDWLLMISGSIGAIIHGSSMPVFFLLFGEMVNGFGKNQSDLYKMTHEVSKYALYFVYLGIVVCLSSYAEIACWMYTGERQVSTLRKKYLEAVLKQDVGFFDTDARTGDIVFSVSTDTLLVQDAISEKVGNFIHYLSTFLAGLVVGFVSAWRLALLSVAVIPGIAFAGGLYAYTLTGLTSKSRESYAQAGIIAEQAIAQVRTVYSFVGESKALSSYTDAIQNTLKLGYKAGMAKGLGLGCTYGIACMSWALVFWYAGVFIRNGQTDGGKAFTAIFSAIVGGMSLGQSFSNLGAFSKGKAAGYKLMEIIKQRPSITQDAVDGKCLAEVNGNIEFKSVTFSYPSRPDVIIFRDFSIFFPAGKTVAVVGGSGSGKSTVVSLIERFYDPNQGQVLLDNVDIKTLQLRWLRDQIGLVNQEPALFATTILENIRYGKPDATMDEVEAATSAANAHSFITLLPNGFNTQVGERGVQLSGGQKQRIAIARAMLKNPKILLLDEATSALDASSESIVQEALDRLMIGRTTVVVAHRLSTIRNVDTIAVIQQGLVVETGTHEELIAKAGAYASLIRFQEMVRNRDFANPSTRRSRSSRLSHSLSTKSLSLRSGSLRNLSYSYSTGADGRIEMISNAETDRKNPAPDGYFCRLLKLNAPEWPYSIMGAVGSVLSGFIGPTFAIVMSNMIEVFYYRNPASMERKTKEYVFIYIGAGLYAVVAYLIQHYFFSIMGENLTTRVRRMMLAAILRNEVGWFDEEEHNSSLVAARLATDAADVKSAIAERISVILQNMTSLLTSFIVAFIVEWRVSLLILATFPLLVLANFAQQLSLKGFAGDTAKAHAKTSMIAGEGVSNIRTVAAFNAQGKVLSLFCHELRVPQLHSLRRSQTSGLLFGLSQLALYGSEALILWYGAHLVSKGVSTFSKVIKVFVVLVITANSVAETVSLAPEIIRGGEAVGSVFSILERSTKIDPDDSEAEPVESLRGEIELRHVDFAYPSRPDVPVFKDLNLRIRAGQSQALVGASGCGKSSVISLIERFYDPMAGKVMIDGKDIRRLNLKSLRLKIGLVQQEPALFAASIFDNIAYGKDGATEAEVIEAARAANVHGFVSALPDGYKTPVGERGVQLSGGQKQRIAIARAVLKDPAILLLDEATSALDAESECVLQEALERLMRGRTTVLVAHRLSTIRGVDSIGVVQDGRIVEQGSHSELVSRPDGAYFRLLQLQHHHI